In Corallococcus macrosporus, the following are encoded in one genomic region:
- a CDS encoding sigma-54-dependent transcriptional regulator encodes MPLFRTVLVADDEPSIRHILTLVLTDKGYDVRAVADGDEALRELSTRAYDVLVTDVRMPKRDGLSVLKAALAEQPGLTVVVMSAYGSQEQALEAVQAGAYDYVQKPFKPEEIVLVLRKAQERERLVRENRRLHEAQLPGASGGHILGQSAALQAVLKQVARVAPVDTTVLISGESGTGKELIARELHGQSRRAAMPFVAVNCGAIPHGLLESELFGHAKGAFTDARTARRGLFAEADGGTLFLDEVGELPLGAQVKLLRVLQEGEIRPVGESRVERVDVRVVAATLRDLGKLVEKGDFREDLYYRLNVVNLTLPPLRERREDIPLLARAFLHRFNRELNRDPPVEGFTPEAEALMTAYAWPGNVRELENAMERAVLLAEGTHVAPGSLPEKLWAASAPAPAGTAAPLQAGGDLSLKRAIRELEESYIRAALRRTKGNRTRAAEVLDISHRALLYKIKEYGIDPDAEGTRT; translated from the coding sequence ATGCCCCTCTTCCGCACCGTCCTCGTCGCCGACGACGAGCCGTCCATCCGCCACATCCTCACCCTGGTGCTGACCGACAAGGGCTACGACGTGCGCGCCGTCGCGGACGGAGACGAGGCCCTGCGCGAGCTGTCCACCCGCGCCTACGACGTCCTGGTGACGGACGTGCGCATGCCCAAGCGCGACGGGCTGTCGGTGCTCAAGGCCGCGCTCGCGGAGCAGCCCGGCCTCACCGTGGTGGTGATGAGCGCGTATGGCTCCCAGGAGCAGGCGCTGGAGGCGGTGCAGGCGGGCGCGTACGACTACGTCCAGAAGCCCTTCAAGCCGGAGGAGATCGTCCTCGTCCTGCGCAAGGCGCAGGAGCGCGAGCGGCTGGTGCGCGAGAACCGCCGCCTGCACGAGGCGCAGCTTCCCGGCGCGTCCGGGGGCCACATCCTGGGCCAGAGCGCCGCGCTCCAGGCGGTGCTCAAGCAGGTGGCGCGCGTGGCGCCCGTGGACACCACGGTGCTCATCTCCGGGGAGAGCGGCACCGGCAAGGAGCTCATCGCGCGCGAGCTGCACGGCCAGAGCCGCCGCGCCGCCATGCCCTTCGTCGCCGTCAACTGCGGCGCCATCCCCCACGGCCTCCTGGAGAGCGAGCTGTTCGGCCACGCGAAGGGCGCCTTCACCGACGCGCGCACCGCCCGCCGCGGCCTGTTCGCGGAGGCCGACGGCGGCACGCTGTTCCTCGACGAGGTGGGTGAGCTGCCCCTGGGCGCGCAGGTGAAGCTCTTGCGCGTGCTTCAGGAGGGGGAGATCCGCCCGGTGGGCGAGAGCCGTGTGGAGCGCGTGGACGTGCGCGTGGTGGCCGCCACGCTGCGCGACCTGGGCAAGCTGGTAGAGAAGGGGGACTTCCGCGAGGACCTCTACTACCGCCTCAACGTGGTGAACCTCACGCTGCCGCCCCTGCGCGAGCGCCGCGAGGACATCCCGCTGCTCGCCCGCGCCTTCCTCCACCGCTTCAACCGCGAGCTCAACCGTGATCCACCGGTGGAGGGCTTCACCCCGGAGGCGGAAGCCCTGATGACGGCCTACGCCTGGCCGGGCAACGTGCGCGAGCTGGAGAACGCCATGGAGCGCGCGGTGCTGCTCGCGGAGGGCACCCACGTCGCGCCTGGCAGCCTGCCGGAAAAGCTGTGGGCGGCTTCCGCACCCGCTCCGGCCGGGACGGCCGCGCCGCTACAGGCCGGGGGCGACCTGTCGCTCAAGCGCGCCATCCGGGAGCTGGAGGAGTCCTACATCCGGGCGGCGCTGCGGCGCACGAAGGGCAACCGCACCCGGGCGGCGGAGGTGCTGGACATCAGCCACCGGGCGCTCCTCTACAAGATCAAGGAGTACGGCATCGATCCGGACGCCGAGGGCACCCGGACCTGA
- the pilM gene encoding type IV pilus assembly protein PilM, translated as MAKGKLALGLDIGSTSIKMIMLKEQRKRGEVGYALQSFGMKPLPPEAIVDGALMNSTAIVQAVQELMSELKVKGKDVAIGVSGHSVIIKKIQMPRMSQEELEESIQWEAEQYIPFDVKDVNIDTQILDGGGNDATGQMDVLLVAAKKDMINDYTTVVSEAGLAPVVVDVDAFAVQNMFSTNYELPDKETVVLINAGASVVNINIIANGVTVFTRDVTIGGNQFTEEIQKQLNVSYEEAEALKIGGNRADADAVVPQDVERVLSSVAEQVAGEIQRSLDFYAGTAADSNFTKVYLSGGTAKIPALFKTIEARTGVPVEILNPFRKIEVDNRKFDPAFIMDVAPMAAVAVGLALRRPGDKLG; from the coding sequence ATGGCGAAGGGCAAACTGGCACTCGGGCTGGATATCGGGTCGACGTCGATCAAGATGATCATGCTCAAGGAGCAGCGCAAGCGCGGTGAAGTTGGCTACGCGCTCCAGAGCTTCGGAATGAAGCCGCTGCCTCCGGAAGCCATCGTGGACGGCGCGCTGATGAACTCCACGGCCATCGTCCAGGCCGTCCAGGAGCTGATGTCCGAACTGAAGGTCAAGGGCAAGGACGTCGCCATCGGCGTGTCCGGCCACTCGGTCATCATCAAGAAGATCCAGATGCCCCGCATGAGCCAGGAAGAGCTCGAGGAGAGCATCCAGTGGGAGGCGGAGCAGTACATCCCCTTCGACGTGAAGGACGTGAACATCGACACGCAGATCCTCGACGGCGGCGGCAACGACGCCACCGGTCAGATGGACGTGCTGCTGGTGGCCGCCAAGAAGGACATGATCAACGACTACACCACCGTGGTCTCCGAGGCGGGCCTCGCGCCGGTGGTGGTGGACGTGGACGCGTTCGCCGTCCAGAACATGTTCTCCACGAACTACGAGCTGCCGGACAAGGAGACCGTCGTCCTCATCAACGCCGGCGCCTCCGTGGTGAACATCAACATCATCGCCAACGGCGTCACCGTCTTCACCCGTGACGTGACCATCGGCGGCAACCAGTTCACCGAGGAGATCCAGAAGCAGCTCAACGTCTCCTACGAGGAGGCGGAGGCGCTGAAGATCGGCGGCAACCGCGCGGACGCGGACGCCGTCGTTCCCCAGGACGTGGAGCGCGTGCTCTCCAGCGTCGCGGAGCAGGTGGCCGGCGAAATCCAGCGCTCGCTGGACTTCTACGCGGGCACCGCCGCGGACTCGAACTTCACCAAGGTCTACCTCTCCGGCGGCACCGCGAAGATCCCCGCCCTGTTCAAGACCATCGAGGCGCGAACCGGCGTGCCGGTGGAGATCCTCAACCCGTTCCGGAAGATTGAAGTGGACAACCGCAAGTTCGACCCCGCGTTCATCATGGACGTGGCGCCCATGGCCGCGGTGGCCGTGGGACTGGCGCTCCGGCGCCCGGGCGACAAGCTGGGCTGA
- a CDS encoding PilN domain-containing protein, with amino-acid sequence MMIRINLLPVRAVKKREMGRQILALYAAVLIAAVVGNYFWFADRDGELERTKQGIAQTRAKIAELEKVIGEVTNINARKAEVEKKLAVLDTLRKGRNGPVRMLDALSSAMPKKVWLKDFVEASNSVTINGGAVSHDEVAELMRGLGGMVWTPKGMGRLVDQGRGVSKTSRVELFNTETASVEEFSASDIKPFFGNIELTNAVQTKPNQAGAASFVEFKLTLTANYAI; translated from the coding sequence ATGATGATCCGAATCAACCTGCTGCCCGTCCGGGCGGTGAAGAAGCGGGAGATGGGCCGGCAGATCCTGGCCCTCTACGCCGCGGTCCTGATCGCCGCGGTGGTCGGCAATTACTTCTGGTTCGCGGACCGTGACGGCGAACTGGAGCGCACCAAGCAGGGCATCGCCCAGACGCGCGCGAAGATCGCGGAGCTGGAGAAGGTCATCGGCGAGGTGACCAACATCAACGCCCGCAAGGCGGAGGTGGAGAAGAAGCTCGCGGTGCTGGACACACTGCGCAAGGGCCGCAACGGGCCGGTGCGCATGCTGGACGCGCTGTCCTCCGCCATGCCCAAGAAGGTCTGGCTCAAGGACTTCGTGGAGGCCTCCAACAGCGTCACCATCAACGGCGGCGCGGTCAGCCACGACGAGGTCGCCGAGCTGATGCGCGGCCTGGGCGGCATGGTGTGGACGCCCAAGGGCATGGGGCGCCTGGTGGATCAGGGCCGTGGCGTCAGCAAGACGTCGCGCGTGGAGCTCTTCAACACGGAGACCGCCAGCGTGGAGGAGTTCTCCGCCAGCGACATCAAGCCCTTCTTCGGAAACATCGAACTGACCAACGCGGTGCAGACCAAGCCCAACCAGGCCGGGGCCGCGTCCTTCGTCGAGTTCAAGCTCACCCTCACCGCCAACTACGCCATCTGA
- a CDS encoding type 4a pilus biogenesis protein PilO: MEKYLDQLAKAPPAAKFGGLAAIVVLLTVGNFFSFIQPTEEDIARRQSERRTLDLELAEKSEIAQNLNERRREMDVLEQKLAEALTELPERRDMEELLAQINDIGKKSGLEISRVEPDREYVEGGEFFARIPIKMTVSGNYHEIAMFLQEMANMRRIVNVNNIKLDGATLKNEKVVLQSSFLATTFRFIEKKSN, encoded by the coding sequence ATGGAAAAATACCTGGATCAACTCGCGAAGGCCCCTCCCGCGGCGAAGTTCGGCGGGCTCGCGGCCATCGTCGTCCTGCTGACCGTGGGCAACTTCTTCTCCTTCATCCAGCCCACGGAAGAGGACATCGCCCGCCGCCAGTCGGAGCGCCGGACGCTGGACCTGGAGCTCGCGGAGAAGAGCGAGATCGCCCAGAACCTCAACGAGCGCCGTCGTGAGATGGACGTGCTCGAGCAGAAGCTGGCGGAGGCCCTCACGGAGCTGCCGGAGCGGCGCGACATGGAAGAGCTGCTCGCGCAGATCAACGACATCGGCAAGAAGTCCGGCCTGGAGATCTCCCGCGTGGAGCCCGACCGCGAGTACGTCGAGGGCGGCGAGTTCTTCGCGCGCATCCCCATCAAGATGACGGTGAGCGGCAACTACCACGAGATCGCCATGTTCCTGCAGGAGATGGCGAACATGCGCCGCATCGTGAACGTCAACAACATCAAGCTCGATGGCGCGACCCTGAAGAACGAGAAGGTGGTCCTCCAGAGCAGCTTCCTGGCGACGACGTTCCGGTTCATCGAGAAGAAGAGCAACTAG
- a CDS encoding pilus assembly protein PilP, translating into MKTFKSTMTAAVMALTLSACEDSPPAPPPAPPKAAAPAPAPVEEKTEASAAPPFVYTYSPVGKRDPFRSPLEELGPVARDAPERACNEPLCVFDLDQLKLVAVVTGDASPLAMVEDPLGRGHIVRRNTRVGRQGGKVTQILRDSVTVTEVFTGAKGELISNPVSLQLKADGVKDPAYNLMTGKNWE; encoded by the coding sequence ATGAAGACGTTCAAGTCCACGATGACCGCTGCGGTGATGGCGCTGACCCTGTCCGCTTGTGAGGACTCGCCCCCAGCCCCGCCACCTGCTCCTCCCAAGGCCGCCGCCCCCGCGCCGGCCCCGGTGGAGGAGAAGACCGAGGCGTCGGCGGCGCCACCGTTCGTCTACACCTATAGCCCGGTGGGCAAGCGGGATCCGTTCCGCAGTCCGCTGGAGGAGCTCGGGCCGGTGGCGCGTGACGCACCGGAGCGTGCCTGCAACGAACCCCTGTGCGTGTTCGACCTCGACCAGCTCAAGCTGGTGGCGGTCGTCACGGGGGATGCCAGCCCGCTGGCGATGGTCGAGGACCCCCTGGGCCGCGGCCACATCGTCCGGCGCAACACCCGCGTGGGGCGCCAGGGCGGCAAGGTCACACAGATTCTAAGGGACTCGGTCACCGTCACCGAGGTCTTCACGGGTGCCAAGGGCGAACTCATCAGCAACCCGGTGAGTCTCCAGCTCAAGGCGGATGGCGTGAAGGACCCCGCCTACAACCTGATGACGGGCAAGAACTGGGAGTAG
- the pilQ gene encoding type IV pilus secretin PilQ: MLEQSAVTRGKWIMAAAWAVVLASAKVYGADLNTLRDLQVSRTGAGAQVVVTGTRPPTFTVFRLSGPERLVVDLSSADATGIKGHHDGTGPVSGVVAAQFSDARASVGRVLVALDQASQYDVRAEGNRVVISVDGSPVAPAAATAQAPAAEAKPVAPAAAPKPAPLQVAAAEPVKPEPVKPAPVVEAMVAVVPEEGTSSKAAPSQAPGRENVVATEADERDVAHPAQRITRLSLDGDALRVGADGDIARYEVLELVDPPRLAVDVYGVGLSAKAPKVKGNLLKDVRVGAHEDKVRLVLVAKGDMPAYRVDRSERGLEVVLGGAVARKPKPSQPRDAVAETEPLRPQPLPVQEAAKPQPAVAQAAPQPAAVEVKDLSFDESPTGGRVQLKLSGATAWKVDRPDPRSAVLTLENARLPKKLERSLDTSALDTPVKMISAFSVPGEGRKVRLVVAADGAIEENVTQGANSLSWRLDVQGVKTEEVAVTQRTAGFTAEAPAYAAEGAPQQARYRGKRVSFEFKDIDIQNLLRVIAEISKRNIVVADDVGGRVTIRLRNVPWDQALDLILRTKQLGQEQVGNIIRIAPLKTLEEEARLRQERKKSLQQQEDLLVSLVPVNYAVAGEMSSRVKDVLSDRGSVTVDTRTNVLIIKDIRSNTEKARALVRSLDTQTPQVLIESRIVEASTTFSRNLGVQWGGQTRLSTATGNPTGLIFPSTVGVTGGSPGGAAGVPAQPNFAVNLPAAVGEGLGGAMGFAFGSAGGAVQLNLRLSAAETEGTVKTISSPKVTTLDNNTARISQGLSIPFSQTSAGGVNTTFVEARLSLEVTPHITQDGSILMSIAAQNNQPDPSNTGANGQPSIQRKEAQTQVLVKDGDTTVIGGIYVRRGSTRVNSVPFLSKIPVLGFFFRNTNDTDERQELLIFITPRILNRQTIAQSL; the protein is encoded by the coding sequence ATGCTCGAGCAGAGCGCTGTGACGAGGGGCAAGTGGATCATGGCGGCCGCATGGGCGGTCGTCCTGGCAAGCGCCAAGGTGTACGGCGCGGATCTCAATACGCTGCGGGACCTGCAGGTGTCCCGGACGGGAGCCGGTGCCCAGGTCGTGGTGACCGGGACCCGGCCGCCCACCTTCACCGTCTTCCGGCTCAGTGGGCCGGAGCGGCTGGTGGTGGACCTGTCGTCCGCGGACGCCACCGGCATCAAGGGGCACCACGACGGCACCGGTCCGGTGTCCGGCGTGGTGGCCGCCCAGTTCTCCGACGCGCGCGCCAGCGTGGGCCGCGTGCTGGTGGCGCTGGATCAGGCCTCCCAGTACGACGTCCGCGCGGAGGGCAACCGCGTGGTCATCTCCGTGGACGGCTCACCGGTGGCCCCCGCCGCCGCGACCGCCCAGGCTCCGGCGGCTGAGGCGAAGCCGGTGGCCCCCGCCGCCGCGCCGAAGCCCGCCCCCTTGCAGGTGGCCGCCGCCGAGCCCGTGAAGCCGGAGCCGGTGAAGCCCGCGCCGGTGGTGGAGGCGATGGTGGCGGTGGTGCCGGAGGAGGGGACCTCCTCGAAGGCGGCCCCGTCCCAGGCGCCCGGCCGTGAGAACGTGGTCGCCACGGAGGCGGATGAGCGCGACGTGGCCCACCCGGCCCAGCGCATCACCCGGCTGTCCCTGGACGGCGACGCGCTGCGCGTCGGCGCCGACGGCGACATCGCCCGCTATGAGGTCCTGGAGCTGGTGGACCCGCCGCGCCTGGCCGTGGACGTGTACGGCGTGGGCCTGAGCGCGAAGGCGCCCAAGGTGAAGGGCAACCTGCTCAAGGACGTGCGCGTGGGCGCGCACGAGGACAAGGTGCGCCTGGTCCTCGTGGCCAAGGGCGACATGCCCGCGTACCGCGTGGACCGCTCCGAGCGCGGCCTGGAGGTGGTGTTGGGCGGCGCGGTGGCGCGCAAGCCGAAGCCCTCCCAGCCTCGCGACGCGGTGGCGGAGACCGAGCCGCTGCGCCCGCAGCCCCTGCCGGTGCAGGAGGCCGCGAAGCCGCAGCCCGCCGTGGCGCAGGCCGCGCCGCAGCCGGCGGCGGTGGAGGTCAAGGACCTGTCCTTCGACGAGAGCCCCACGGGCGGCCGCGTGCAGCTGAAGCTGTCCGGCGCGACGGCGTGGAAGGTGGACCGTCCGGATCCGCGCAGCGCGGTGCTGACGCTGGAGAACGCGCGCCTGCCCAAGAAGCTGGAGCGCAGCCTGGACACCAGCGCGCTGGACACGCCGGTGAAGATGATCAGCGCCTTCAGCGTCCCCGGTGAGGGCCGCAAGGTGCGCCTGGTGGTCGCCGCGGACGGCGCCATCGAGGAGAACGTCACCCAGGGCGCCAACAGCCTGAGCTGGCGGCTGGACGTGCAGGGCGTGAAGACGGAGGAGGTCGCCGTCACCCAGCGCACCGCCGGCTTCACGGCGGAGGCCCCGGCGTACGCGGCGGAGGGCGCGCCCCAGCAGGCGCGCTACCGCGGCAAGCGCGTGTCCTTCGAGTTCAAGGACATCGACATCCAGAACCTGCTGCGCGTCATCGCGGAGATCTCCAAGCGCAACATCGTCGTGGCCGACGACGTCGGTGGCCGCGTGACCATCCGCCTGCGCAACGTGCCCTGGGACCAGGCGCTGGACCTCATCCTGCGCACCAAGCAGCTGGGCCAGGAGCAGGTGGGCAACATCATCCGCATCGCGCCGCTGAAGACGCTGGAAGAGGAGGCGCGGCTGCGCCAGGAGCGCAAGAAGTCGCTGCAGCAGCAGGAGGACCTGCTGGTCAGCCTGGTGCCGGTGAACTACGCGGTGGCCGGTGAGATGTCGTCGCGCGTGAAGGACGTGCTCAGCGACCGTGGCTCGGTGACGGTGGACACGCGCACCAACGTGCTCATCATCAAGGACATCCGCTCCAACACGGAGAAGGCGCGCGCCCTGGTGCGCAGCCTGGACACGCAGACGCCGCAGGTCCTCATCGAGAGCCGCATCGTGGAGGCGAGCACCACCTTCAGCCGCAACCTGGGCGTGCAGTGGGGTGGCCAGACGCGCCTGTCCACCGCGACGGGCAACCCCACCGGCCTCATCTTCCCCAGCACCGTCGGTGTGACGGGCGGCTCGCCTGGCGGGGCCGCGGGTGTTCCGGCCCAGCCCAACTTCGCGGTGAACCTGCCGGCGGCGGTGGGTGAGGGCCTCGGTGGCGCCATGGGCTTCGCCTTCGGTTCCGCGGGCGGCGCCGTGCAGCTCAACCTGCGCCTGTCCGCGGCGGAGACCGAGGGCACGGTGAAGACCATCTCCTCGCCCAAGGTCACCACGCTGGACAACAACACGGCCCGCATCAGCCAGGGTCTGTCCATCCCGTTCAGCCAGACGTCGGCCGGCGGCGTGAACACGACCTTCGTCGAAGCGCGCCTGTCGCTGGAAGTCACGCCGCACATCACCCAGGACGGCAGCATCCTCATGTCCATCGCGGCGCAGAACAACCAGCCGGACCCGTCCAACACGGGCGCCAACGGCCAGCCCTCCATCCAGCGCAAGGAGGCCCAGACCCAGGTCCTGGTGAAGGACGGCGACACGACGGTCATCGGCGGCATCTACGTCCGCCGGGGCAGCACGCGGGTGAACTCGGTGCCCTTCCTGTCGAAGATCCCCGTGCTCGGCTTCTTCTTCCGGAACACGAACGACACGGACGAGCGGCAGGAGCTGCTCATCTTCATCACGCCTCGCATCCTCAACCGGCAGACCATCGCGCAGAGCCTCTAA
- a CDS encoding roadblock/LC7 domain-containing protein — MSFRTHLEAVVNQVDGALACSVMGFDGISVDTFQKDEATELDVSGTWVEYANLLTQLKNAAESLKTGTVTEVSVNSEKVLTVMRLLTPEYFLVLALRADGNFGKGRYVLRVTAPQVKAEL, encoded by the coding sequence ATGTCTTTTCGCACGCACCTTGAAGCGGTGGTGAACCAGGTGGACGGAGCCCTCGCGTGCAGCGTGATGGGCTTCGACGGCATCTCCGTGGACACGTTCCAGAAGGACGAGGCCACGGAGCTGGACGTCTCCGGCACCTGGGTGGAGTACGCCAACCTGCTCACGCAGTTGAAGAACGCGGCCGAGTCGCTGAAGACGGGCACCGTCACCGAGGTGTCCGTCAACAGCGAGAAGGTCCTCACCGTGATGCGCCTGCTGACGCCGGAGTACTTCCTGGTGCTGGCCCTGCGCGCGGACGGGAATTTCGGCAAGGGGCGCTATGTCCTGCGCGTCACCGCGCCGCAGGTGAAGGCGGAGTTGTAG
- the efp gene encoding elongation factor P: MAGFVDTSEFRNGLKILWEDKPYVIEYFQHVKPGKGSSFTRTKIRSLLDGRVLEPTLKSGDKVGTPDIESKDMQYLYVQDGDYYFMDKKNFEQTFLSKEGLGEAVNFLKENLDVEILFWNGKAINVSVPNSVDLKVTKCDPGVRGDTVSGALKPATLETGFTVNVPLFINEGDVLKIDTREGGKYLTRVSTAG; this comes from the coding sequence ATGGCCGGGTTTGTCGACACGTCCGAATTCCGCAATGGTTTGAAGATCTTGTGGGAGGACAAGCCGTACGTCATCGAGTACTTCCAGCACGTCAAGCCTGGAAAGGGCTCCTCCTTCACGCGCACGAAGATCCGCAGCCTGCTGGACGGTCGCGTCCTGGAGCCCACGCTGAAGTCCGGCGACAAGGTGGGCACGCCGGACATCGAGTCCAAGGACATGCAGTACCTGTATGTCCAGGACGGCGACTACTACTTCATGGACAAGAAGAACTTCGAGCAGACCTTCCTGTCCAAGGAAGGCCTCGGAGAGGCCGTGAACTTCCTGAAGGAGAATCTCGACGTGGAGATCCTCTTCTGGAACGGCAAGGCCATCAACGTGTCGGTGCCGAACTCGGTGGACCTCAAGGTCACCAAGTGCGACCCGGGCGTGCGCGGCGACACCGTGTCCGGCGCCCTGAAGCCCGCCACGCTGGAGACCGGCTTCACCGTCAACGTCCCCCTGTTCATCAACGAGGGCGACGTGCTGAAGATCGACACGCGTGAAGGTGGCAAGTACCTCACCCGCGTGTCCACCGCGGGCTGA
- the accB gene encoding acetyl-CoA carboxylase biotin carboxyl carrier protein, translated as MATKRKATRSPESSGAASGRDSGTTSLDVEALRQIVEILEASDVTRLVWTRGPEKLYIRRGHAPETTIVHHTAPSGPGVTVSPPVEYAAPAAPRAAPPAAPAAPAAAAAAEKPAEKPGHQVTSPFVGTFYRTPAPDQPPFVDVGTVVRKGQVLCIVEAMKLMNEIESEVSGRIAEVLVENGRPVEFGQALFRIEPA; from the coding sequence ATGGCAACGAAGCGCAAGGCAACCCGGTCGCCCGAGTCCTCGGGTGCGGCCTCCGGACGGGATTCGGGCACCACGTCGCTGGACGTGGAGGCCCTCCGGCAGATCGTCGAAATCCTGGAGGCTTCCGACGTCACCCGGCTGGTGTGGACGCGGGGGCCGGAGAAGCTCTACATCCGCCGCGGTCACGCGCCGGAGACGACCATCGTCCACCACACGGCGCCTTCGGGCCCCGGGGTGACGGTGTCGCCGCCGGTGGAGTACGCCGCTCCCGCCGCGCCCCGTGCGGCGCCCCCCGCCGCGCCCGCGGCTCCGGCCGCCGCGGCGGCTGCGGAGAAGCCCGCGGAGAAGCCGGGCCACCAGGTGACGAGCCCCTTCGTGGGGACGTTCTACCGGACCCCCGCGCCGGACCAGCCCCCGTTCGTGGACGTGGGCACGGTGGTGCGCAAGGGCCAGGTGCTCTGCATCGTGGAAGCGATGAAGTTGATGAACGAAATCGAGTCCGAGGTCTCCGGCCGCATCGCCGAGGTCCTCGTGGAGAACGGTCGCCCGGTGGAGTTCGGCCAGGCGCTGTTCCGCATCGAGCCGGCCTGA